In Nitrospiria bacterium, the DNA window GTCCCAGCGCCTCGATCTGCCGCGCGAAGATCTCGGAGAAGTCGGAATCGTTCCCGATGCTGGTGATGACGGACGGGTCCGTCGTCAGCGCGATCGCCGGAAGCGCCTTGCGGTTCCGGGTGTATCGATTGACCAGTTCGGACGCGAGATGGGAGGCGTCCGTCGCGCTTCCGCCGTTTCCGAAGAGAAGGATTTTGCGGCCCTGCCGGAGGGCGGCGATGATCCGCTCGGTCGTCTGCGCGATCAGATCGGCCGACTCCTCGACGAAGAGCCGCTTCACCTCGGCGCTTTCCAAAAACTCTTTTTTGATCTTGGATTTCATCAAGAGACCAATAGAGCATTATAAGTTCGGGGGCGGGGATTGTCAAGGAAGGGATAGGGGGTTGACTCTCGTCATGAGGAGGCGCCAACACGGATTGCGAGGGGAAAGTGGTAATGCCCGGGAGGTTGTGATAAACTTATGTCGGGTTTCAGCTCTCCGACAAATGAAGGAGCCGGAATGAATTTCACAATTGAAATGGAACAAGAGAAAGACGGGCGTTGGATTGCGGAGGTTCTCGATCTTCCCGGCGTGATGACCTATGGACAGTCGCGCGACGAAGCCGTCGCAAAAGTCCAGGCGCTGGCCTTGCGGGTGCTGGCCGATCGGTTGGAGCATGGCGAAGGCGCGCCGGATTTGATGAGCGTGTCCTTCAAAGCCGCATGAGCCAATGGCCCACCGCCAAGGCGAAACGGGTTCTCGCAGCGCTCTTGCGCATCGGATGGAGCGTCAGACGGTAGTCGGGCTCGCATCGCACTCTCTCACGCTCCGGTTGGCCGGATCTGGTGTTCGCATTCCACGACAACGAAGAAATCGGGCCTCGAATGCTGGCCCGCATCGCCAAACGGTCGGGGCTGCGGCCTGACGATTTATAGACCTGCCAGGAAGTCCGTCCCCCCCTAAGTTCTGAACGGTTCCGGCTCACAGCTCGATCTCGGCCTGCACGAGGGGATCGCCGACCGCGTGATGAAAGCGGAAGCCGAGCGCTTTGCAGACGTGCTGCATGGCGAGGTTGTCGGGAAGGATGTCGGCCGTGACCCGGCGGACCTTCTCGCGTCGGCCGATGTCCAAGATTCGGCGCAACAGCTCGGTGCCCAGCCCTCGGCGCTGGAAGGGGTCGCTGACGAGAATGGAGAACTCGGCCTCGTCCGTGCCGGGCTGTCGGCTCAGCCGGCTCGCGCCGATGATTTCGCGGCCGCCGGTTTTCGGATCCTCGCGGAGGACGACCAGCACCATGGTCCGGTCGTAGTCGATGAAACAGGTGCGTGTCAGCCGCTCATGGGCGATGCGCTGGTTCAATTTCAGGACCTGGAAATAGCGGAGATAAACCGTCTGCTCCGACAGGGATTGGTGGAACTTGACCATCAACGGCTCGTCTTCCGGACGGATCGGCCGGAACGTCACCGGCGTTCCGTCCTTCATCCTCCACGACGCCACGTAGTGCAACGGGTACGGGCGGATGGCCAGCTTCGGCCCGTTCGTCTCGTCGGAACCGGGCGGATGAACCACCACGCGGGCGTCCAGCGCGACCAAGCGCTCCGGGGAAACCAGCAACGGGTTGATCTCGATGTCCCGGATCCGGCGCTGCTCCACGATGAGCTGGCCGAATCGCACCAGGAGTTTTTCCAGGGCGGGCAGATCGACCGGCGGGCGGCCGCGGACGCCTTTCAGCGCGGCGAAGATGCGGGTCCGCTCCATCATCCGACGCGCCAGCGTGGTGTTGAGCGGCGGGAGGGCCAGCGCATGATCTTTGAGAATTTCCACCAACTGTCCGCCCGTGCCGAAGAGCAGGACCGGGCCGAACTGCGGGTCCAGACTGCTTCCGAGAATGACCTCGTAACCCTCGAGCCGGATCATGGGCTGGACGGTCGCCCCCCGGAACGCCCCGCTCCCCGCCTTGTCGCGCACCGAGGCCTCGATCTCGCGGTAGGCGCGTCGAACGGCGTCGGGGCCGCCCAAATCCAGCCGAACCCCTCCGACGTCGGTTTTGTGCGTGATGGTTTCGGAGAAGACCTTCAGGACGACGGGATAACCGATCCCGCGGGCGATTTTCACCGCTTCCTCCTCGCTTCCGGCGGCGCGGGTTTCGATCGTCGGAATTCCGTAAGCGGCCAGCAGCTGCTTGGATTCGATTTCGGTGAGGAGGGTGCGTCCCGCCGCCTGCGCGGTCTTAATGATTTTCTCCGTGCGGCCGCGGTCGAAAACGCCCTCGTCCTCGACGGAAAGGATCGGCGTCTCGTACAGCCCGCGGAGGTTGTCGCTGTACCGCCACATGGCGTTGAAAACGTTCGCCGCGGCGTCCGGGTAGGGGAAGGTCGGAATGCCGGCCTGATTTAAGGCGGTCTCTCCGGCCGCGACTTCGTTTCCCCCCATCCAGCTGGCCAGGATCGGACCTCGGTCGACTTTCGCGCAGGCGTTCAGTTGCTCGGCCGTCCGCGTCGGGTCGGTCATGGACTGGGGCGCGAGAATCACCAAAAGGCCGTCGGCATGGGGGTCCTTCGCCGCGATCTCGACCGCCTGGACGTAGCGCTCGGGGGGCGCGTCGCCGAGCACGTCGATCGGATTGCCTCGGCTCCAATGCGGCGGAAGAACCGCGCCGAGGGACTCGATCGTCTCCCGCGACAGCTCGGCCAGTTCGCCTCCCCCGGCCGTCAGGGCGTCCGCGGCCAGCGCGCCCGGGCCGCCGGCGTTGGTGACGATCATGAGCCGGGGCCCTTTCGGGCGGGGCTGTTTGGCGAGCACCTCCGCCATGAAGAAGAGGTCGGCGATCTCGTCGACGCGCAGCACGCCGCTCCGTCGGAAGGCGGCGTCGAAGACCGCGTCGCTGCCGGTCAACGATCCGGTGTGCGAGGACGCCGCCTTGGCGCCGGCCTCGGTCCGGCCGGTCTTGATCACGATGATCGGCTTGGTCAAGGCCACTTCGCGGGCGGCGGAAAGGAACGATCGCGCGTCGCCGATCGATTCCATGTAGATCAGGATGCTCTGGGTGTGCGGGTCGTTCCCCAGATGATCGATGAGATCGCCCCAGCCCACGTCCAGCATCGAGCCGATCGAAACGAAGGCGCTGAAGCCGACGTTCTCGCGCAGGCTCCAGTCCAGGATGGCGGTGCAAAGGGCGCCGCTCTGACTGATGAAGCCGACCTTTCCGGGCCGGGCCATCGTGCGGCAGAAGGTGGCGTTGAGGCCGGTGACGGGGCTCATCACGCCCAGCACGTTGGGCCCGATCAGCCGCATCTTTCCGCGGCCGAGCCGTTTGACAATTTCCCGCTCCAGTTCAACGCCCGCCGGGCCGGTTTCCTTGAAGCCGGCCGAGATCACGATCGCCCCCCGGACGCCGGCCTCCGCGCATTCGCCGACCAGGGCCGGCACGGTCGGGGCCGGCGTCGCGATGACGGCCAGGTCCACCGGCTCGGGCAGGGCGGAGACGTTCGGGTAGGCCTTGACGCCCAATACGCTGGACCCTTTTAAATGGATCGGGAAGACGGTTCCGCCGAAGGGGCTGCTGATCAGGTTCCACAGGACGGTCCGTCCGACGCTGCCGGGCCGTTCCGTCGCCCCGATGACGGCCACCGTCTGCGGATTGAAAAAAACGTCGAGGGGATGCCGTTCAAACCCCCATACGTCGTGCGAGGGACTGAAGTCCGGTTTCATCCGTTTGTTCATGCCGACTCCGTGGACGATTCAGGATCCTCGCTACGACTCGCGCGTCAAGCGAAGATTGGGGGGGCCGCCTGCGTTCGTTCACAAGCTCCTGAACGCCTTGTACGCGGCCTTGACCGTCTTTTCGACGTCGGACGCGGTATGGGCCGTCGAAAGAAACGCGGCCTCGAACTGGGAGGGCGCCAGATAAATTCCCGTTTCGAGCATGGCCGTAAAAAATTTCGCGTAGGCCTTGGTATCGGAGGTCTTGGCCGCCGCGTAATCCGTCACGGCCCGGTTCGTAAAGAACAGGGTCATCAGCGAGGCGACGCGCGTGCCGAAAACCGCGACGCCGGCCTTCCTCGCGGCCTCGATCAGGCCGTTCGATAAATGGTCCGACCGCTCTTCCAGTTTCCGGTAGACGCCCGGCCGGCCCAGGAGTTTGATCGTCTCGATCCCGGCCGTCACGGCCAGCGGGTTGCCCGAAAGCGTCCCGGCCTGATAGACCGGCCCCAGCGGCGCGGTCCGCTCCATGATTTCCCGCCGGCCCCCGTACGCGCCGACCGGCAGACCCCCGCCGATGATCTTGCCCAGGCAGGTGAGATCGGGAACGACGCCGAAGCGCTCCTGCGCCCCGCCGAAGGCGACGCGAAAGCCGGTGATCACCTCGTCGAAGATCAACAGGCTGTCGTGCTGCCGCGTGATGTCGCGCAGGCCCTGGAGGAAACCCTCCTTCGGAAGGATGACGCCCATGTTGGCCGCGACCGGTTCGACGATCAGGCCGGCGATTTCGCGTCCGTGGTGCTCGAAAATTTTTCGTACGGCCGAAAGATCGTTGTAGGGCGCGGTGAGCGTGTGCCGGGCCAGATCGGCCGGAACGCCCGGGCTGTCCGGAATGCCGAGCGTCGCGAGGCCGGAGCCGGCTCGCACCAGCAGGCTGTCGGCATGGCCGTGGTAGCAGCCGTCGAATTTGAGGATCTTGTCGCGGCCGGTGAACCCCCGCGCGAGCCGGATGGCCGACATCGCGGCTTCGGTGCCGGAGGAGACCATCCGGATCAATTCCATCGACGGGAAGGCTTTCTGAATCCACCCGGCCAGCCGGACCTCGAGCTCGGTCGGCGCGCCGTAACTGGTGCCGTTCATCGCGGCCGCCTTGATGGCGCGGACCACCCGCGGATGGGCATGACCCAGGATCATCGGCCCCCAGGACAAGACATAGTCGATGAAGCGGTTTCCATCCGCGTCCCAGATTTTCGAGCCCCTGGCCTTCGCGATGAAGAGCGGCCGGCCGCCCACCGCTTTGAAGGCGCGGACGGGGCTGTTCACCCCGCCGGGAATTAGGCGTTGCGCTTGTTCGAAAAGCTGTGCGGATCGCGTGTATTTCATGGATGGTGATTTATTGTAGGGTGAAGGATCGGCGCTGTCAAGCCGCGTCCGGGCCCGGAGCCGGCGATCGAAGTCGAGGCGCGGACGGCGGAATTATGCGACCATTCCGATCCCGCCGAGCCCTTGACGCGGCGGAGGATGGACTCTATATTTAACGTATAACCGTATGTCGGTGACATGAATGAAAACCCCGCCTTCCGGTCAGGCTTTTCAGGAAGATGGGGTTTTTTCGTGTGGTCTTCGGAGGATGCGGATGGGCTCCGGAAACGGCCATATGGGCGAGATCAAGGCTCGCGATCGGCATTTATGGGTGATCTCCATCTCCGTGATCGTGGCCCTGACCTTGACGATCATTTCCATCTATGCGCCGGACGTGATCGGTATCCCGAGAGCGGCCAGCCGGACGGAGCTGTCCACGTACCTGTCCGGCCTGGCGGTCTTGGTCTGTCTGTTCTGTCTTTACATTCTCCAGGCCCACGCCCGCCTGGATCGTTTGAGGGACAAACTCATCCAGAAAGAACAGGAGAAGACCGAGGTCCAGAGGCTGCTCAAGGAGGTCGAGGCGCGGTCCAACGAACACCTCAAGACGCAGGCGGCGCTCGAACGGGAGATCGCCGAGCGAAAACAGGCCGAGGAACGGATCGTGTATCTCGCGTACCACGACGGTTTGACCGATCTGCCCAACCGCCGGCTTTTCGAAGACCGTCTCGGTCAGGAGTTGAGCCGGCTGCCGTGGCGCAAACGGGCGATGGCCGTCCTCTTCCTGGACATCGACCGCTTCAAACAGATCAACGACCACCTCGGACATCACATCGGCGACGCGCTGCTGGTGGCCTTTTCGGAGCGGCTCAAACGTTGTCTTCGTCCGGGG includes these proteins:
- a CDS encoding bifunctional acetate--CoA ligase family protein/GNAT family N-acetyltransferase gives rise to the protein MNKRMKPDFSPSHDVWGFERHPLDVFFNPQTVAVIGATERPGSVGRTVLWNLISSPFGGTVFPIHLKGSSVLGVKAYPNVSALPEPVDLAVIATPAPTVPALVGECAEAGVRGAIVISAGFKETGPAGVELEREIVKRLGRGKMRLIGPNVLGVMSPVTGLNATFCRTMARPGKVGFISQSGALCTAILDWSLRENVGFSAFVSIGSMLDVGWGDLIDHLGNDPHTQSILIYMESIGDARSFLSAAREVALTKPIIVIKTGRTEAGAKAASSHTGSLTGSDAVFDAAFRRSGVLRVDEIADLFFMAEVLAKQPRPKGPRLMIVTNAGGPGALAADALTAGGGELAELSRETIESLGAVLPPHWSRGNPIDVLGDAPPERYVQAVEIAAKDPHADGLLVILAPQSMTDPTRTAEQLNACAKVDRGPILASWMGGNEVAAGETALNQAGIPTFPYPDAAANVFNAMWRYSDNLRGLYETPILSVEDEGVFDRGRTEKIIKTAQAAGRTLLTEIESKQLLAAYGIPTIETRAAGSEEEAVKIARGIGYPVVLKVFSETITHKTDVGGVRLDLGGPDAVRRAYREIEASVRDKAGSGAFRGATVQPMIRLEGYEVILGSSLDPQFGPVLLFGTGGQLVEILKDHALALPPLNTTLARRMMERTRIFAALKGVRGRPPVDLPALEKLLVRFGQLIVEQRRIRDIEINPLLVSPERLVALDARVVVHPPGSDETNGPKLAIRPYPLHYVASWRMKDGTPVTFRPIRPEDEPLMVKFHQSLSEQTVYLRYFQVLKLNQRIAHERLTRTCFIDYDRTMVLVVLREDPKTGGREIIGASRLSRQPGTDEAEFSILVSDPFQRRGLGTELLRRILDIGRREKVRRVTADILPDNLAMQHVCKALGFRFHHAVGDPLVQAEIEL
- the hemL gene encoding glutamate-1-semialdehyde 2,1-aminomutase; translated protein: MKYTRSAQLFEQAQRLIPGGVNSPVRAFKAVGGRPLFIAKARGSKIWDADGNRFIDYVLSWGPMILGHAHPRVVRAIKAAAMNGTSYGAPTELEVRLAGWIQKAFPSMELIRMVSSGTEAAMSAIRLARGFTGRDKILKFDGCYHGHADSLLVRAGSGLATLGIPDSPGVPADLARHTLTAPYNDLSAVRKIFEHHGREIAGLIVEPVAANMGVILPKEGFLQGLRDITRQHDSLLIFDEVITGFRVAFGGAQERFGVVPDLTCLGKIIGGGLPVGAYGGRREIMERTAPLGPVYQAGTLSGNPLAVTAGIETIKLLGRPGVYRKLEERSDHLSNGLIEAARKAGVAVFGTRVASLMTLFFTNRAVTDYAAAKTSDTKAYAKFFTAMLETGIYLAPSQFEAAFLSTAHTASDVEKTVKAAYKAFRSL
- a CDS encoding type II toxin-antitoxin system HicB family antitoxin; the encoded protein is MNFTIEMEQEKDGRWIAEVLDLPGVMTYGQSRDEAVAKVQALALRVLADRLEHGEGAPDLMSVSFKAA
- a CDS encoding D-sedoheptulose 7-phosphate isomerase, producing the protein MKSKIKKEFLESAEVKRLFVEESADLIAQTTERIIAALRQGRKILLFGNGGSATDASHLASELVNRYTRNRKALPAIALTTDPSVITSIGNDSDFSEIFARQIEALGQKGDIAIAISTSGKSPNVLKAVETARAIGMATIGFTGGDGGPLAKRVEHAFIVPSKVTARIQETHITLGHVICGLVEEAFTE